A single region of the Papilio machaon chromosome 13, ilPapMach1.1, whole genome shotgun sequence genome encodes:
- the LOC106717839 gene encoding INO80 complex subunit E isoform X1: MLDGWYCRSIANMQANEAATSVSSSTVETSRSREQMKDYSSDSSSDSEQEPNYEAQYLKLKKKLKYLIYENECFQDALRSSQKRLLRVSRDRSYLLDRLLQYEKHDSTTSESDDTESSDDASYNQLDAAKRKKLEATAAQQVISTPSALNKNANAMKRKRAAVQKKPPNTSLSQQGNASMLSKASPALGFGLSTSDGHMTPEEVERHLQSRQSYLELLPERAPPTVPTEMFSNDPSLDSESNDVLENSPNVEEWFD; this comes from the exons ATGTTGGACGGGTGGTATTGTCGCTCTATAGCGAACATGCAAGCAAATGAGGCTGCGACAAGCGTCAGCAGCAGCACTGTAGAGACATCACGATCCAGGGAACAAATGAAAGATTACTCCAGTGACAGTAGTAGCGATTCCGAACAGGAACCAAATTATGAAGCTCAAtatctaaaacttaaaaagaaactaaagTACCTTATCTAT gaaAACGAATGCTTTCAAGATGCCTTACGTAGTAGCCAAAAGAGACTTCTAAGAGTTTCTCGGGACAGAAGCTATCTTTTGGACAGATTACTGCAGTATGAAAAACATGACAGCACTACATCAGAGAGTGATGACACAGAGTCATCAGATGATGCTTCTTACAATCAACTGGATGCTGCAAAAAG aaaaaaacTTGAAGCAACTGCAGCCCAGCAAGTTATATCTACACCATCTGCTCTAAATAAAAACGCTAATGCAATGAAAAGGAAAAGAGCAGctgtacaaaaaaaacctCCAAACACTAGTCTTTCA CAGCAAGGGAATGCGTCAATGTTGTCGAAAGCCTCGCCGGCTCTTGGGTTTGGGTTGTCTACGAGTGATGGTCACATGACACCGGAGGAAGTAGAGCGACATCTGCAGTCGCGCCAGTCGTACTTAGAACTCCTGCCAGAGCGTGCACCCCCTACTGTACCTACGGAGATGTTTAGTAATGATCCGTCACTAGACAG TGAGTCAAACGATGTGTTGGAAAATTCACCAAATGTTGAAGAATGGTTTGATTAA
- the LOC106717839 gene encoding INO80 complex subunit E isoform X2, which produces MLDGWYCRSIANMQANEAATSVSSSTVETSRSREQMKDYSSDSSSDSEQEPNYEAQYLKLKKKLKYLIYENECFQDALRSSQKRLLRVSRDRSYLLDRLLQYEKHDSTTSESDDTESSDDASYNQLDAAKRKKLEATAAQQVISTPSALNKNANAMKRKRAAVQKKPPNTSLSQGNASMLSKASPALGFGLSTSDGHMTPEEVERHLQSRQSYLELLPERAPPTVPTEMFSNDPSLDSESNDVLENSPNVEEWFD; this is translated from the exons ATGTTGGACGGGTGGTATTGTCGCTCTATAGCGAACATGCAAGCAAATGAGGCTGCGACAAGCGTCAGCAGCAGCACTGTAGAGACATCACGATCCAGGGAACAAATGAAAGATTACTCCAGTGACAGTAGTAGCGATTCCGAACAGGAACCAAATTATGAAGCTCAAtatctaaaacttaaaaagaaactaaagTACCTTATCTAT gaaAACGAATGCTTTCAAGATGCCTTACGTAGTAGCCAAAAGAGACTTCTAAGAGTTTCTCGGGACAGAAGCTATCTTTTGGACAGATTACTGCAGTATGAAAAACATGACAGCACTACATCAGAGAGTGATGACACAGAGTCATCAGATGATGCTTCTTACAATCAACTGGATGCTGCAAAAAG aaaaaaacTTGAAGCAACTGCAGCCCAGCAAGTTATATCTACACCATCTGCTCTAAATAAAAACGCTAATGCAATGAAAAGGAAAAGAGCAGctgtacaaaaaaaacctCCAAACACTAGTCTTTCA CAAGGGAATGCGTCAATGTTGTCGAAAGCCTCGCCGGCTCTTGGGTTTGGGTTGTCTACGAGTGATGGTCACATGACACCGGAGGAAGTAGAGCGACATCTGCAGTCGCGCCAGTCGTACTTAGAACTCCTGCCAGAGCGTGCACCCCCTACTGTACCTACGGAGATGTTTAGTAATGATCCGTCACTAGACAG TGAGTCAAACGATGTGTTGGAAAATTCACCAAATGTTGAAGAATGGTTTGATTAA
- the LOC106717947 gene encoding AP-2 complex subunit alpha, translating into MPAVRGDGMRGLAVFISDIRNCKSKEAEIKRINKELANIRSKFKGDKTLDGYQKKKYVCKLLFIFLLGHDIDFGHMEAVNLLSSNKYSEKQIGYLFISVLVNTNSDLIKLIIQSIKNDLQSRNPIHVNLALQCIANIGSKDMAEAFGTEIPKLLVSGDTMDVVKQSAALCLLRLFRKSPEIIPGGEWTSRIIHLLNDPHMGVVTAATSLIDALVKKNPDEYKGCVTLAVARLSRIVTASYTDLQDYTYYFVPAPWLSVKLLRLLQNYNPPSEEPGVKGRLTECLETIFNKAQEPPKSKKVQHSNAKNAVLFEAISLIIHNDSEANLLVRACNQLGQFLSNRETNLRYLALESMCHLATSEFSHEAVKKHQEVVILSMKMEKDVSVRQQAVDLLYAMCDKTNAEEIVQEMLAYLETADYSIREEMVLKVAILAEKYATDFTWYVDVILNLIRIAGDYVSEEVWYRVIQIVINREEVQAYAAKTVFEALQAPTCHENMVKVGGYILGEFGNLIAGDTKSSPQVQFELLHSKYHLCSAATRALLLSTYIKLVNLFPEIKNRVQEVFRADSNLRSADVELQQRASEYLQLSIVASSDVLATVLEEMPAFPERESSILAVLKKKKPGRIPDDVRESKSPQPSIIPAAAMNSTNNTSNSSADLLGLSTPPGTNATTGNGLLDVLGDLYTTPKISPTTVQQNNIKKFLFKNNGVLFENDLIQIGVKSEFRQNLGRIGLFYGNKTQFPIQNVHPELHWTDLHKLNVQMKPMEPVLEAGAQIQQMLTAECIEDFTDAPTMSVSFIYNNVPQKITMKLPLTLNKFFEPTEMNGESFFARWKNLGGEQQRAQKIFKAQGAIDLAATRTKLAGFGMQLLDGIDPNPDNFVCAGIVHTRVQQVGCLMRLEPNKQAQMFRLTVRSSKESASQEICNLLADQF; encoded by the coding sequence ATGCCTGCCGTGAGGGGAGATGGTATGCGAGGGTTAGCTGTCTTTATATCAGATAtaagaaattgtaaaagtaaagaagcagaaataaaaagaattaacaAGGAACTCGCGAATATAAGAAGCAAATTCAAGGGTGACAAAACTCTCGATGGCTACCAGAAGAAAAAGTACGTTTGTAAACTCctctttatttttctcttaggCCATGATATCGACTTCGGTCATATGGAGGCGGTCAACCTACTGTCGTCTAATAAATATTCAGAAAAACAAATTGGATACCTTTTTATTTCGGTCTTGGTAAATACCAACAGTGACCTCATTAAACTCATCATCCAGAGCATAAAAAATGATCTTCAATCACGAAACCCCATTCACGTCAACCTCGCCCTCCAGTGCATTGCTAACATTGGCAGTAAAGACATGGCTGAGGCTTTTGGCACAGAGATTCCCAAGCTTCTTGTGTCTGGTGATACAATGGATGTCGTAAAACAGTCAGCTGCTTTGTGTCTGTTGAGATTGTTTCGCAAGTCACCAGAAATAATTCCAGGAGGTGAGTGGACTTCAAGAATTATACACTTACTGAATGATCCTCATATGGGTGTTGTCACTGCTGCCACATCCCTTATTGATGCTCTTGTTAAGAAAAATCCAGATGAGTATAAGGGGTGTGTCACTTTAGCGGTGGCCCGTTTAAGTAGGATTGTCACAGCTAGTTATACAGATTTACAAGATTATACCTATTACTTTGTACCAGCGCCATGGTTATCTGTAAAGTTGTTGCGCTTGCTGCAAAATTACAACCCCCCATCTGAGGAGCCAGGGGTGAAGGGACGTCTAACAGAGTGCTTGGAgacaatttttaacaaagcCCAAGAGCCACCTAAGTCAAAGAAAGTACAACATTCTAATGCTAAGAATGCTGTACTATTTGAAGCTATCAGTTTGATTATACACAATGATAGTGAAGCCAATCTCCTAGTCCGTGCATGTAACCAACTTGGACAATTTCTGAGCAATAGAGAAACCAACTTGAGATATCTGGCTCTTGAATCTATGTGCCATCTTGCTACCTCTGAATTTTCACATGAAGCTGTCAAAAAGCACCAAGAGGTTGTTATTCTGTCAATGAAGATGGAAAAAGATGTCTCTGTTAGACAGCAGGCCGTTGACCTACTCTATGCAATGTGTGATAAAACAAATGCTGAGGAAATTGTTCAGGAGATGTTGGCCTATTTAGAAACTGCAGACTACTCTATTAGAGAAGAAATGGTCTTAAAAGTAGCCATTCTAGCCGAGAAATATGCTACAGATTTTACTTGGTATGTTGATGTAATTTTGAACTTAATCAGAATTGCAGGTGATTATGTCTCAGAAGAGGTGTGGTACAGAGTCATACAAATTGTTATAAACAGAGAAGAAGTGCAGGCATATGCAGCTAAGACTGTATTTGAGGCTTTACAAGCTCCTACATGCCATGAGAATATGGTTAAGGTTGGTGGTTACATTCTTGGAGAATTTGGCAACTTGATTGCTGGTGATACTAAATCCTCCCCACAAGTACAATTTGAATTGCTCCATTCCAAGTATCACTTGTGTTCTGCAGCTACAAGAGCACTACTTTTATCAACTTACATTAAACTGGTGAATTTATTCCCTGAAATTAAGAACAGAGTACAAGAAGTTTTTAGAGCTGATTCTAACTTGAGATCTGCAGATGTTGAGTTGCAGCAAAGAGCCTCTGAATATCTTCAACTAAGTATAGTTGCTAGCTCTGATGTCTTGGCTACTGTCCTTGAAGAAATGCCCGCCTTCCCTGAAAGGGAATCATCTATTTTGGCAgttttgaaaaagaaaaagccTGGCCGCATACCTGATGATGTAAGGGAGTCTAAAAGCCCTCAACCTTCCATAATTCCGGCAGCAGCAATGAATTCTACAAACAATACAAGTAACTCTAGTGCTGATCTTCTTGGTCTGTCTACTCCTCCTGGTACTAATGCCACCACTGGTAATGGCCTACTTGATGTCCTTGGTGATCTATACACTACACCTAAAATAAGTCCCACCACTGTTCAGCAGAACAATATCAAGAAAttcctatttaaaaataatggtgTTCTTTTTGAAAACGACCTCATTCAAATAGGAGTCAAGAGTGAATTCAGACAAAACTTGGGTAGAATTGGATTGTTTTATGGAAATAAGACCCAGTTCCCTATTCAAAATGTCCATCCTGAATTGCACTGGACAGACCTACATAAGCTGAATGTTCAGATGAAGCCAATGGAGCCTGTGCTGGAAGCAGGTGCTCAAATTCAGCAGATGTTAACTGCAGAGTGTATTGAAGATTTCACTGATGCTCCTACCATGtctgtttcttttatttataacaatgtacCACAGAAGATTACAATGAAACTCCCATTGACCCTCAACAAATTTTTCGAACCGACAGAAATGAATGGAGAATCCTTTTTTGCAAGATGGAAAAACTTGGGTGGTGAACAGCAGAGagcacaaaaaatatttaaagctcAGGGTGCTATTGATTTGGCAGCAACACGCACCAAGCTTGCTGGGTTTGGTATGCAGCTTCTGGATGGTATCGATCCTAACCCTGATAACTTTGTGTGTGCTGGTATAGTGCACACTAGAGTGCAGCAAGTGGGGTGCCTCATGAGATTAGAACCAAATAAACAAGCTCAAATGTTTAGGCTCACAGTGAGATCGAGCAAAGAGTCTGCCTCACAAGAGATATGCAATCTACTGGCAGATCAGTTCTAA